A section of the Alkalihalobacillus sp. LMS39 genome encodes:
- the purD gene encoding phosphoribosylamine--glycine ligase has translation MKVLIVGSGGREHTVAWKVSRSPKVTKVFVAPGNAGMTDVAEVINIPEADQDALVQFAKQEEIALTIIGPEVPLLAGIVDKFESNGLRVFGPKQNAALIEGSKSFAKEIMAKYKIPTGYYETFTNFERAKAYVQEKGAPIVIKADGLAAGKGVVVAMTEEEAIESLYEMLENNQFGASSAKVVIEEYLDGEELSLMAFVRGTTVVPMVGAQDHKRAYDEDKGPNTGGMGAYSPVPQFKEADVLEAVEKVLQPMAEAMEQEGRSFTGILYAGLMMTANGPKVIEFNARFGDPETQVVLPRLESDLVDVIFSLLDGKKPELQWKQDAVVGVVMASKGYPLEYEKGVHIDGFSALEHDTVVFHAGTKKVNEKFVTNGGRVLLVARTAPTLVEAQQQVYEEIKKIKSDGLFYRSDIANKAISSVSSEGTQK, from the coding sequence ATGAAAGTATTAATCGTTGGAAGTGGCGGCCGCGAGCATACCGTTGCCTGGAAAGTCTCTCGTAGCCCGAAAGTAACGAAAGTATTTGTTGCACCTGGAAACGCGGGAATGACGGATGTAGCCGAAGTTATCAATATTCCTGAAGCTGATCAGGACGCTCTTGTCCAATTTGCGAAACAAGAAGAAATTGCATTAACGATTATCGGTCCGGAAGTTCCGCTACTAGCGGGTATTGTCGATAAATTTGAAAGCAATGGACTTCGTGTATTTGGTCCGAAGCAAAATGCGGCTTTAATTGAAGGAAGTAAATCGTTTGCCAAAGAAATTATGGCAAAATACAAAATTCCAACAGGCTACTACGAGACCTTTACTAATTTTGAACGAGCGAAAGCGTACGTGCAAGAAAAAGGCGCACCTATTGTCATTAAAGCAGATGGTCTTGCAGCAGGAAAAGGTGTGGTTGTAGCCATGACAGAGGAAGAAGCGATTGAAAGCTTGTATGAAATGCTTGAAAACAACCAATTTGGAGCGTCTAGTGCCAAAGTTGTCATTGAGGAATATTTGGATGGAGAAGAGCTTTCGCTTATGGCTTTTGTTCGGGGCACAACAGTTGTACCGATGGTTGGAGCACAAGACCATAAACGTGCCTATGATGAGGACAAAGGACCAAATACAGGAGGAATGGGTGCGTATTCGCCTGTACCACAATTTAAAGAAGCTGATGTTTTAGAAGCGGTTGAAAAAGTACTGCAACCGATGGCTGAAGCAATGGAACAAGAAGGGCGTTCATTTACAGGGATTTTGTATGCGGGTTTGATGATGACAGCAAATGGACCAAAAGTAATCGAGTTTAATGCTCGTTTTGGAGACCCTGAAACACAAGTTGTTTTGCCACGATTAGAATCAGACTTAGTCGATGTCATTTTCTCGTTACTAGACGGTAAAAAACCGGAGTTGCAATGGAAACAAGATGCCGTTGTTGGTGTTGTCATGGCATCTAAAGGATATCCTTTGGAATATGAAAAAGGCGTTCATATTGATGGCTTTTCAGCATTGGAGCATGATACGGTTGTGTTTCACGCTGGAACAAAAAAAGTCAATGAGAAGTTTGTTACGAACGGAGGACGAGTGTTACTAGTGGCGCGTACAGCCCCTACACTAGTCGAGGCTCAACAGCAAGTGTATGAAGAAATAAAGAAAATTAAGTCTGATGGTTTATTTTATCGTTCAGATATAGCGAACAAAGCTATTTCGAGCGTTTCTTCCGAAGGTACACAAAAATAA
- a CDS encoding EYxxD motif small membrane protein, with translation MLMFTEFAIDSLFIYAMVIGSIVAIIFVYLRKKRSK, from the coding sequence ATGTTAATGTTTACTGAATTTGCAATTGATTCTTTATTTATCTACGCGATGGTAATTGGTAGTATTGTTGCTATTATTTTTGTGTACCTTCGGAAGAAACGCTCGAAATAG
- a CDS encoding DUF2892 domain-containing protein, with translation MKPNIGIVNSLLRITCGFTLLSWSTAKFVRKPNHSMPLLVAVAGAMKVAEGFTRFCPITYMIQEQAAQIQKQNKENKQQDESQMNFANAFNPY, from the coding sequence ATGAAACCTAATATCGGTATTGTAAACTCGCTTTTACGAATCACTTGTGGATTTACCCTTTTATCTTGGTCTACCGCAAAATTTGTGCGAAAGCCAAATCATAGTATGCCATTGCTTGTTGCTGTGGCAGGAGCTATGAAAGTGGCTGAAGGGTTCACTCGTTTTTGCCCCATTACGTATATGATCCAAGAACAAGCTGCCCAAATACAAAAGCAAAATAAAGAAAACAAACAACAAGACGAGTCGCAAATGAACTTTGCTAATGCATTTAATCCCTATTAA
- a CDS encoding adenine deaminase C-terminal domain-containing protein: MADRIHRWTKKLLRQQLAVIRGEMAPTILLTNATYLNSARRKWLSANIWIYEDRIVYVGELMPTNLVGTEIVDCHNDVVVPGYIEHHAHPFQLYNPHSFAKYASQKGTTTLINDNMMFFLSLEKKKALTLIETLDQTLPTSMYWWCRYDAQTELEEEEEVFSYSKMKAWLEHHLVVQGGELTSWPKVLGGDDSILHWMQETKRLGKPIEGHLPGASERTLAQMAILGVNCDHEAMTGKEAVMRLDMGYTTSLRYSSIRPDLPKIIEEMLELGIDDFSRCLFTTDGSTPAFYEQGIIDKMIAIAIEKGVPTVEAYHMATYNVAKHYNIDSKLGMIAPGRMAHLNILSDKENPVPHSVLGKGKWVRKNHVVIDEEEKFPWHEYGIKPLQLDFDVTMDDFHFSMPLGIEMANAVILKPYQIGLEDTMDALETSHDECYFVMLDKQGKWRINTIIKGFADSLGGFASSYSNTGDVILIGKKKQDMITAFQQLKQQGGGIVIVEDGQVLSNLSLPLLGCMSNESMDVVIQKQKEIVSILKEKGYKHEDPIYSILFFSSTHLPYIRITQKGIYDVFNKNVLFPSIMR, encoded by the coding sequence ATGGCAGATAGAATTCATCGTTGGACAAAAAAATTACTTAGACAACAATTAGCTGTCATTCGTGGTGAAATGGCTCCAACAATTTTATTAACGAATGCAACATATTTAAATAGTGCAAGACGAAAATGGTTGTCAGCAAATATATGGATTTATGAAGATCGCATTGTTTATGTTGGTGAATTAATGCCAACAAACCTTGTTGGGACAGAAATTGTAGATTGTCATAATGACGTTGTTGTGCCAGGTTATATAGAACATCATGCACATCCGTTTCAATTATATAATCCCCACAGTTTTGCGAAGTATGCATCACAAAAAGGGACGACAACCTTAATCAATGACAATATGATGTTCTTTTTATCTCTTGAGAAAAAGAAAGCGCTTACTTTAATTGAAACTTTAGATCAAACATTACCAACATCTATGTATTGGTGGTGCCGTTATGATGCTCAAACAGAGTTAGAAGAAGAGGAAGAAGTGTTCTCTTATTCAAAAATGAAAGCATGGCTGGAACATCATTTAGTCGTTCAAGGAGGAGAACTCACATCCTGGCCAAAAGTACTTGGTGGCGATGACAGTATTCTTCATTGGATGCAAGAAACAAAAAGGCTTGGAAAGCCAATTGAAGGACATTTACCTGGAGCTTCTGAACGGACATTGGCCCAAATGGCGATATTAGGAGTAAACTGTGACCATGAAGCGATGACGGGGAAAGAAGCCGTTATGCGTTTAGATATGGGGTATACAACCTCACTTCGATATTCATCGATTCGTCCGGATTTACCAAAAATAATAGAAGAAATGTTAGAGCTTGGAATTGACGATTTTAGTCGTTGTCTGTTTACAACCGATGGATCTACACCTGCTTTTTATGAGCAAGGTATCATTGATAAAATGATTGCGATTGCGATTGAAAAAGGAGTACCTACTGTCGAGGCTTATCATATGGCAACCTATAATGTCGCAAAGCATTATAATATTGATTCAAAATTAGGAATGATTGCTCCTGGTCGAATGGCTCATTTAAATATTTTAAGTGACAAAGAAAATCCAGTGCCTCATTCAGTATTAGGAAAAGGGAAATGGGTACGCAAAAATCATGTCGTTATCGATGAAGAAGAAAAGTTTCCATGGCATGAATATGGGATTAAACCGTTACAGCTTGATTTTGATGTAACAATGGACGATTTTCATTTTTCAATGCCACTTGGGATTGAAATGGCGAACGCTGTTATATTAAAGCCGTACCAAATTGGCTTGGAAGATACGATGGACGCCTTAGAAACCTCACATGATGAGTGTTATTTTGTGATGCTAGACAAACAGGGTAAATGGAGAATTAACACAATTATCAAAGGGTTTGCGGATTCATTAGGTGGTTTTGCTAGCTCTTATTCTAACACTGGTGATGTCATTTTAATTGGGAAAAAGAAACAAGATATGATAACAGCTTTTCAGCAACTTAAACAACAAGGTGGGGGAATCGTAATCGTTGAAGACGGGCAAGTATTGTCTAATTTGTCCTTGCCGTTATTAGGTTGCATGTCAAATGAATCGATGGACGTTGTTATTCAAAAACAAAAAGAGATTGTTTCGATATTAAAGGAGAAAGGATATAAGCATGAAGACCCAATTTATAGTATTCTTTTTTTCTCTTCTACCCATCTACCATATATTCGCATAACACAAAAGGGAATTTATGACGTATTTAATAAAAATGTACTCTTTCCTTCGATTATGCGTTAA
- a CDS encoding DUF3048 domain-containing protein, with translation MKKVSQAIIMITICFLVISGCGKEEVAPEPETEVPTVEIEPEPQNIQPLTGVKTDEDISTFRPFAVIINNDPAARPQSGLYMADVVYELLVEGSITRFVAVYHSQQPEWIGPVRSAREYHIDLSNGYNALFVAHGWSPEAKRLLEQERKAEFINGMYLDGTIFQRSSDRKAPHNSYVSFSSMQKGLEDKGYILEGDFEPLLFHESVEKMEGTNASTVSINYSSNNVTFQYNQEEQIYHRFNGTTQTMDKETETPVAVSNVFILETRHEVIDEQGRRDIDLTTGGKGLLIQQGVVKEVEWVNDNGRLLPAENGQILPFLPGQTWINIVPSLQGDVVIE, from the coding sequence ATGAAAAAAGTGAGTCAAGCCATTATTATGATTACGATTTGCTTCTTAGTTATTTCTGGGTGTGGCAAAGAAGAAGTTGCTCCAGAACCCGAAACTGAAGTACCAACAGTAGAAATTGAGCCAGAACCACAAAATATACAGCCACTAACAGGTGTTAAGACGGATGAAGATATATCTACATTCCGACCATTTGCCGTCATTATTAATAATGATCCAGCTGCCAGACCTCAATCAGGGTTATACATGGCAGATGTCGTTTATGAATTGTTAGTGGAAGGGTCAATTACCCGTTTTGTTGCCGTATATCATAGTCAACAACCTGAATGGATCGGACCTGTTCGAAGTGCAAGAGAGTACCATATTGATTTATCAAATGGGTATAATGCCTTGTTTGTTGCACATGGTTGGAGTCCAGAAGCAAAACGGTTATTAGAACAAGAAAGAAAAGCGGAGTTTATTAATGGAATGTATCTTGATGGAACGATTTTCCAAAGGTCGAGTGACAGAAAAGCTCCACATAACTCTTATGTATCGTTTAGCTCGATGCAAAAAGGGTTAGAAGATAAAGGGTATATTCTTGAAGGAGATTTTGAGCCATTATTGTTCCATGAAAGTGTAGAGAAGATGGAAGGGACTAATGCATCGACTGTTTCCATTAACTATAGTTCAAATAATGTGACGTTCCAGTATAATCAAGAAGAACAAATATATCACCGCTTTAACGGAACAACACAAACGATGGATAAAGAAACCGAAACACCTGTTGCAGTGTCTAATGTGTTTATTTTAGAAACAAGACATGAAGTCATTGATGAGCAAGGGAGAAGAGATATTGATTTAACGACTGGGGGTAAAGGACTACTTATTCAGCAAGGTGTAGTGAAAGAAGTTGAATGGGTTAATGACAATGGGCGGTTACTACCTGCAGAAAATGGACAAATTCTCCCATTTCTTCCAGGGCAAACATGGATTAACATAGTTCCTAGCTTACAAGGTGATGTTGTGATTGAATAA
- a CDS encoding YerC/YecD family TrpR-related protein, with translation MQIDKLRGKELDQLFKSILTLQNLEECYQFFDDLCTINEIQSLAQRLEVARMLQNGYTYHKIETETGASTATISRVKRCLNYGNDGYKMTLDRVKEEEEQEKQKNG, from the coding sequence GTGCAGATTGATAAACTAAGAGGAAAAGAATTAGACCAACTTTTTAAATCGATCTTAACGCTACAAAACTTAGAGGAGTGTTATCAATTTTTTGATGATTTATGCACGATTAATGAAATTCAATCGCTTGCACAAAGGCTAGAAGTAGCAAGAATGCTTCAAAATGGCTATACGTATCATAAAATTGAAACGGAAACAGGAGCAAGTACAGCGACAATCTCGAGAGTGAAGCGGTGCTTAAACTATGGAAATGATGGATATAAAATGACCTTGGATCGAGTAAAAGAAGAGGAAGAACAAGAAAAACAAAAAAATGGGTGA
- a CDS encoding spore germination protein: MLKLSKIKRKHIQQPKKQVERITKPQLTVAAIKERLSEMDDLIMKEITIQGEIVYLIYLSSLVEVKNLQRLIYEPLNQAFERAPEDIFKNSDKILNDDLDQAVYDVVSGHSLLFFTNRQLVIKFFTLSDVNRSVAAPENETTVMGPQDSFVESLNMNITLVKTRIRSHQLKMKEFTLGTETKNTVAVLYMDNIANKENVDRVIKRIQHIEFHGFSGFPMLKQMLEDKPLSPFPQFGITVRTDNTVAGLLDGKIIIMMNGSPEAAILPATFMDFLITPEDHYNRWTTATLLRGLRFVGFFISIFLTSTYVSVLTFHPEMLPPQLLTILAESRAQVPFPPLFEVLLIELVIEVLREAGARMPTKIGQTIGIVGGIVIGTAAVEAGLASNVLIVLVAITALLSFIPPNFLMSNAIRLVRYFFIVGAGVFGMFGQMIVLAWMINHISNLTSLGTPYISPVIPRKWGDLLNSVLRAPSKYVKERSGMSRAKKRLVRPVEEE; encoded by the coding sequence TTGTTAAAACTTTCAAAAATTAAACGAAAACATATACAACAACCGAAAAAACAAGTTGAACGAATAACAAAACCTCAGCTTACTGTTGCAGCAATAAAAGAAAGATTGTCTGAAATGGACGATTTAATTATGAAAGAAATAACAATCCAAGGGGAAATTGTTTATTTAATTTATTTAAGCTCGCTAGTAGAAGTAAAAAACTTGCAACGTTTAATTTATGAACCATTAAATCAAGCGTTTGAACGAGCGCCTGAAGATATCTTTAAAAATAGTGATAAAATCCTCAATGATGATTTAGACCAAGCGGTTTACGATGTTGTTAGTGGTCATTCTCTTTTATTTTTTACAAATCGGCAATTGGTTATTAAGTTTTTTACATTAAGTGACGTAAACCGGTCGGTTGCGGCTCCAGAAAATGAGACGACGGTAATGGGGCCACAAGATTCGTTTGTGGAAAGTTTAAATATGAATATTACGTTAGTAAAAACGAGAATACGGTCTCACCAATTAAAAATGAAAGAGTTTACATTAGGGACAGAAACAAAAAATACAGTCGCTGTTCTATACATGGATAACATCGCAAACAAAGAAAATGTAGACCGAGTTATAAAGAGAATACAACATATTGAATTCCATGGATTTAGTGGTTTCCCAATGTTAAAACAAATGCTTGAAGATAAACCATTATCCCCTTTCCCCCAATTTGGTATTACGGTGAGAACAGACAATACGGTTGCGGGATTATTAGACGGGAAAATTATCATTATGATGAATGGTAGTCCTGAAGCTGCAATTTTACCGGCAACGTTTATGGATTTTTTGATTACTCCAGAAGACCATTATAATCGTTGGACAACAGCAACTTTATTAAGAGGGTTACGTTTTGTTGGTTTTTTTATTTCGATCTTTTTAACATCTACGTATGTATCAGTACTAACCTTTCACCCAGAAATGTTGCCACCGCAATTATTAACGATCTTAGCGGAATCACGAGCCCAGGTGCCTTTTCCACCTTTATTTGAAGTGTTATTAATTGAGCTTGTTATTGAAGTATTACGGGAAGCAGGGGCGAGAATGCCGACGAAAATCGGTCAAACGATCGGTATCGTTGGAGGAATTGTCATTGGAACTGCTGCGGTTGAAGCGGGGCTTGCGAGTAATGTATTAATTGTATTAGTTGCGATTACGGCTTTATTGTCATTTATTCCACCAAACTTCCTAATGAGTAATGCCATTCGGCTTGTTCGCTATTTCTTTATTGTAGGGGCAGGTGTGTTTGGGATGTTTGGCCAAATGATTGTTTTAGCATGGATGATTAACCATATCTCTAATTTAACGTCGTTAGGAACACCTTATATCTCACCAGTGATCCCTAGAAAATGGGGAGACTTATTAAATAGTGTTCTTCGCGCACCATCAAAATACGTAAAAGAACGGTCGGGAATGTCAAGAGCGAAAAAGCGACTTGTCCGACCTGTAGAAGAGGAATAA
- a CDS encoding GerAB/ArcD/ProY family transporter, translating to MDIGNIKKLNKYHVIFLTQNVLIGIGLFSLPHDISALGYNLWLLPLIYGVIANITLIPILALSKKYPDQSLYSINEKLVGKYIGKGLNVLLIFFAIVHTSSVCHSYVRVLQTVSYPDETILISSLSLYVVLVLIVLGGIKSVARFCIFSFFITGWMVYFVKWAFQQGELMHAVPTLEHDLSIWLSTLHSGAGVMFGYVLVLFYFPYIQEQKKAFRHMTIGIWIAVTFYVVVCLASVVYFSTWQQANLVLPILNLFQSVQLPLVERIENFGVSLWVFLVLSTASAYLWVAKKGVDALFSNYKDKPWHVYPVAFISIMLFLGPLSVDIQEFIFGDINTYSEYAVIVLPVFLLFIHWLKSKLKKEGNHENTHQA from the coding sequence ATGGATATTGGAAATATAAAAAAGTTAAATAAATACCATGTCATCTTTTTAACGCAAAATGTCCTCATTGGAATTGGCCTGTTTTCTTTACCTCATGACATTAGTGCATTAGGCTATAATTTATGGCTATTGCCTCTTATCTATGGGGTCATAGCCAACATAACTTTAATTCCAATTTTAGCATTAAGCAAAAAATACCCGGACCAATCGTTGTATTCAATCAATGAAAAATTAGTAGGCAAATATATCGGAAAAGGGCTTAATGTTCTCCTTATCTTTTTTGCTATTGTCCATACTTCCTCGGTTTGTCATTCGTATGTCCGTGTCTTACAAACGGTATCTTATCCAGACGAGACGATATTGATTAGCAGCTTATCTCTGTATGTTGTTCTCGTCTTAATTGTATTAGGAGGCATAAAATCAGTTGCCCGTTTTTGTATTTTTTCTTTTTTTATAACAGGATGGATGGTTTATTTTGTGAAATGGGCGTTTCAGCAAGGGGAATTAATGCATGCTGTGCCAACATTAGAACATGACTTATCAATATGGCTATCTACTCTTCACAGTGGGGCAGGTGTTATGTTTGGATATGTGTTAGTTTTGTTTTATTTTCCGTATATTCAAGAGCAAAAAAAGGCGTTTCGGCATATGACGATCGGAATCTGGATTGCAGTTACTTTTTATGTCGTCGTTTGTCTTGCAAGTGTCGTTTACTTCTCAACATGGCAACAAGCCAATCTTGTATTGCCGATTTTGAATTTATTTCAATCGGTTCAACTCCCACTAGTGGAGCGGATTGAAAATTTTGGTGTAAGTCTTTGGGTGTTTTTAGTGTTATCAACGGCGTCTGCTTATTTATGGGTCGCAAAAAAAGGTGTTGATGCGCTATTTTCTAATTATAAAGATAAGCCATGGCATGTGTACCCTGTTGCGTTTATCTCGATTATGTTATTTTTAGGTCCGCTGTCGGTGGATATCCAAGAGTTTATTTTTGGAGACATTAATACGTACTCTGAATATGCCGTCATTGTTTTACCTGTTTTTTTACTCTTCATTCATTGGCTAAAGTCAAAATTGAAAAAAGAGGGAAATCATGAAAACACTCATCAAGCTTAA
- a CDS encoding Ger(x)C family spore germination protein, with protein sequence MKTLIKLNIIFIFFFIMSACSPEIDKPVIEDLGMVGVLGFDYVDDEKMKVTVTFPQPQKDAEEKTQRYSAEVTLPHEAILEVSSMSEKVLSTSQLRVVLFSEEYAREVGLWRALHSLYRDPQIGTNVFVAVVKGTAEEFLMKEYKDKPEINVYLNEMLRPKAEETFNPYSTIHHFIFRAKDDVSDPTAPYLEIVDDTIKLTSVALFKDEKMVDTITPEEGKLVEAFKKRKRVPNIKVELTEEDGSTSTLLLMFVESRFNVKGNTDMANPKMFLHLYVRGMIEDYNGEHDLGVKSERKKVEKQVEEALEANVMKLVTKFQKHKTDSAGFGESFRIANAKEWDKEKWRDVFAQTEMTTHVEVTIVSTGSTK encoded by the coding sequence ATGAAAACACTCATCAAGCTTAATATAATATTCATATTTTTTTTCATTATGTCGGCTTGTAGTCCAGAAATAGATAAACCGGTCATTGAAGATTTAGGTATGGTTGGAGTATTAGGCTTTGATTATGTTGATGATGAAAAAATGAAAGTCACGGTCACTTTCCCTCAACCTCAGAAAGATGCAGAAGAAAAAACGCAACGTTATTCGGCTGAAGTGACCTTACCACATGAAGCCATTCTTGAAGTATCGTCCATGTCAGAAAAAGTATTATCAACTTCTCAATTACGGGTCGTCCTATTTAGTGAGGAATATGCACGTGAAGTCGGGTTATGGAGAGCGTTACATAGCTTGTATCGTGATCCGCAAATCGGAACAAATGTGTTCGTCGCTGTTGTGAAAGGAACGGCAGAAGAGTTTCTAATGAAAGAGTATAAAGATAAACCAGAAATTAACGTTTATTTAAATGAAATGCTAAGGCCAAAAGCAGAAGAAACGTTTAATCCGTATTCGACGATTCACCATTTTATTTTTCGAGCGAAAGATGATGTATCTGACCCTACAGCGCCATATTTAGAAATCGTTGATGATACAATTAAATTAACGAGTGTCGCATTATTTAAAGATGAGAAAATGGTTGATACGATAACTCCTGAAGAAGGAAAACTAGTAGAGGCGTTTAAAAAGCGAAAACGTGTACCGAATATTAAAGTGGAATTAACAGAAGAAGATGGTTCAACGAGTACATTGCTATTAATGTTTGTTGAATCAAGATTTAATGTTAAGGGAAATACAGACATGGCTAATCCTAAAATGTTTCTACATTTATATGTTAGGGGCATGATTGAAGATTATAATGGGGAGCATGATCTAGGAGTGAAAAGTGAACGAAAAAAAGTAGAAAAACAAGTCGAAGAGGCGCTAGAAGCAAACGTGATGAAATTAGTTACTAAGTTTCAAAAACATAAAACTGATTCCGCAGGATTCGGTGAAAGCTTCCGTATTGCCAATGCCAAAGAGTGGGATAAGGAAAAATGGCGAGACGTCTTTGCCCAAACAGAAATGACGACACATGTGGAAGTCACCATTGTTTCAACAGGATCAACAAAATAA
- a CDS encoding heptaprenylglyceryl phosphate synthase produces the protein MREYREWKHIFKLDPNKEISDEGLELICESGTDGIIVGGSDGVTLDNTLQLLSRIRRYSVPCVLEISNIESITPGFDYYFIPLVLNSQDVTWVTQLHHQAVKQFGHMMNWDEIVMEGYCIVNGDSKAAKLTNAMTDIDEDDIVAYAQMAEKMFSLPVFYLEYSGTYGSPSVVKRVKEVLQQTKLFYGGGITTVEQAKEMAQYADTVIVGNIIYDHIQAALQTVHAVKR, from the coding sequence ATGCGAGAATATCGAGAATGGAAACATATATTTAAATTAGACCCGAATAAAGAGATTTCGGATGAAGGTTTAGAGTTAATTTGCGAGTCAGGAACAGATGGGATTATCGTCGGTGGGTCAGATGGTGTAACATTAGATAATACGTTACAATTACTTTCTCGTATTCGCCGGTATTCTGTACCGTGTGTGTTAGAAATATCTAATATTGAATCAATTACTCCTGGTTTTGATTATTATTTTATCCCGCTTGTGTTAAACAGCCAAGATGTCACATGGGTGACGCAATTGCATCATCAAGCAGTAAAGCAGTTTGGACATATGATGAATTGGGATGAAATCGTCATGGAAGGGTATTGTATCGTTAATGGCGATTCAAAAGCAGCAAAGTTAACAAACGCAATGACCGATATCGATGAAGATGACATTGTAGCCTATGCGCAAATGGCAGAGAAAATGTTTTCTTTACCTGTCTTTTATTTAGAATATAGTGGCACTTATGGCTCGCCTTCTGTAGTAAAACGAGTGAAAGAAGTGTTACAGCAAACAAAGCTTTTTTACGGTGGCGGCATAACGACAGTAGAGCAAGCAAAAGAAATGGCTCAATATGCGGACACAGTTATAGTAGGCAATATTATTTATGATCACATACAAGCGGCATTACAAACCGTTCATGCAGTGAAGCGATAG